From a single Vitis vinifera cultivar Pinot Noir 40024 chromosome 18, ASM3070453v1 genomic region:
- the LOC100264429 gene encoding mechanosensitive ion channel protein 3, chloroplastic isoform X1 codes for MALAGSMHLSHELGIQNWHGYSNQPKIMMAKGRLHLLRITPSSHALRQDAWSLHLSNSMGGSITPVSSRCNVFLCRSFLGGGNEISVLKSAALVLTRSCNALQGSPLLLQLVPAVSIVAFATWGLGPLMRLGRNLFLNKTDNSSWKKSSTYYVMTYYLRPLLLWIGAMLICRALDPIILPSKESQAVKQRLLIFIRSLSTVLASACCLSSLIQEVQKFFMESNDSSDARNIGFQSAGKAVYTAIWVAAVSLFMELLGFPTQKWLTAGGLGTVLLTLAGREIFTNFLSSVMIHATRPFAVNERIQTKIKDSEVSGTVERVGWWSPTIIRGDDREAVHVPNNKFTVNVVRNLSQRTHWRIKTQLAISHLDVDKINNVVADMRKVLSKNPQIEQQRLHRRVFLDYIDPENQALLILVSCFVKTSRIEEYLCVKEAILLDLLRVVSHHQARLATPIRTVQKEYGVADMEMENIPFADPIFTRSQAAANRPLLQIEPSYKMNGDDKMKASTGSARRNKEKVAKIEARPKSDLKPGSKAGASSILEKDAKIKANTKSDSKPGSKAGASSNSDSTIADNIAATSITNSKLQGFRNINI; via the exons AGACAGGATGCTTGGAGTCTTCATCTTTCAAATAGTATGGGTGGGTCAATAACTCCTGTATCTTCTAGATGTAATGTTTTCCTGTGCCGATCGTTTCTAGGTGGAGGAAATGAGATTTCAGTTTTAAAATCTGCTGCCTTGGTTTTGACAAG GTCATGTAATGCTTTACAAGGAAGCCCTCTTCTACTTCAATTGGTTCCAGCAGTTAGCATTGTTGCTTTTGCTACATGGGGTCTGGGGCCGCTAATGCGTCTTGGCAGGAACCTTTTCCTCAAT AAGACTGATAATAGTAGTTGGAAAAAGAGTAGCACGTATTATGTTATGACCTATTACCTTCGACCTTTGCTGTTATGGATTGGAGCAATGCTTATTTGCAG AGCATTGGATCCAATAATTCTACCTTCAAAAGAGAGCCAGGCTGTTAAGCAACGACTTCTAATTTTTATACGATCATTATCAACGGTGCTAGCCTCTGCCTGTTGTTTATCAAG CTTGATTCAAGAAGTACAAAAATTCTTCATGGAAAGCAATGACTCCAGTGATGCTAGAAAT ATTGGCTTCCAGTCTGCCGGGAAAGCTGTTTATACTGCAATATGGGTTGCTGCTGTTTCATTGTTCATGGAGTTGCTGGGTTTTCCCACCCAGAAATGGCTAACTGCTGGGGGTCTTGGCACAGTATTGCTTACTCTTGCTGGTCGTGAG ATATTCACAAATTTCCTTTCAAGTGTAATGATCCATGCAACACGACCATTTGCTGTGAATGAACGGATTCAAACAAAGATTAAAGATTCTGAAGTTTCTGGTACAGTTGAG CGTGTGGGTTGGTGGTCACCGACAATCATAAGAGGTGATGATCGTGAAGCAGTTCATGTTCCAAACAACAAATTCACAGTGAATGTTGTGAGGAATCTCAGCCAGAGAACTCATTGGCGCATCAAGACACAACTTGCCATCAGCCACTTGGATGTCGATAAGATTAAT AATGTTGTAGCTGATATGCGCAAGGTTTTATCCAAAAATCCTCAAATAGAGCAGCAAAGGTTGCATAGAAGAGTGTTTCTGGACTATATCGATCCAGAGAACCAGGCCCTCTTG ATCTTGGTATCTTGCTTTGTGAAAACCTCACGTATTGAAGAGTACCTGTGTGTCAAG GAAGCAATACTCTTGGATCTCCTCAGAGTTGTCAGCCATCATCAAGCTCGCCTTGCAACACCCATTCGTACAGTTCAGAAAGAATACGGTGTGGCTGACatggaaatggaaaatattCCATTTGCTGACCCCATATTCACCCGCTCCCAAGCAGCTGCTAACCGTCCACTCCTGCAGATTGAGCCCTCTTATAAAATGAACGGTGATGATAAAATGAAGGCTTCCACAGGTTCAGCACGCCGGAACAAAGAAAAGGTTGCAAAAATTGAAGCAAGGCCTAAATCTGATTTGAAGCCAGGTTCCAAGGCTGGGGCATCGTCAATTCTAGAAAAGGATGCCAAGATTAAAGCAAACACAAAATCTGATTCGAAGCCAGGTTCCAAGGCTGGAGCGTCATCAAATAGTGACTCCACAATAGCTGACAACATTGCAGCAACATCAATCACCAACTCCAAACTACAAGGTTTCAGAAACATCAATATCTGA
- the LOC100264429 gene encoding mechanosensitive ion channel protein 3, chloroplastic isoform X2: protein MGGSITPVSSRCNVFLCRSFLGGGNEISVLKSAALVLTRSCNALQGSPLLLQLVPAVSIVAFATWGLGPLMRLGRNLFLNKTDNSSWKKSSTYYVMTYYLRPLLLWIGAMLICRALDPIILPSKESQAVKQRLLIFIRSLSTVLASACCLSSLIQEVQKFFMESNDSSDARNIGFQSAGKAVYTAIWVAAVSLFMELLGFPTQKWLTAGGLGTVLLTLAGREIFTNFLSSVMIHATRPFAVNERIQTKIKDSEVSGTVERVGWWSPTIIRGDDREAVHVPNNKFTVNVVRNLSQRTHWRIKTQLAISHLDVDKINNVVADMRKVLSKNPQIEQQRLHRRVFLDYIDPENQALLILVSCFVKTSRIEEYLCVKEAILLDLLRVVSHHQARLATPIRTVQKEYGVADMEMENIPFADPIFTRSQAAANRPLLQIEPSYKMNGDDKMKASTGSARRNKEKVAKIEARPKSDLKPGSKAGASSILEKDAKIKANTKSDSKPGSKAGASSNSDSTIADNIAATSITNSKLQGFRNINI, encoded by the exons ATGGGTGGGTCAATAACTCCTGTATCTTCTAGATGTAATGTTTTCCTGTGCCGATCGTTTCTAGGTGGAGGAAATGAGATTTCAGTTTTAAAATCTGCTGCCTTGGTTTTGACAAG GTCATGTAATGCTTTACAAGGAAGCCCTCTTCTACTTCAATTGGTTCCAGCAGTTAGCATTGTTGCTTTTGCTACATGGGGTCTGGGGCCGCTAATGCGTCTTGGCAGGAACCTTTTCCTCAAT AAGACTGATAATAGTAGTTGGAAAAAGAGTAGCACGTATTATGTTATGACCTATTACCTTCGACCTTTGCTGTTATGGATTGGAGCAATGCTTATTTGCAG AGCATTGGATCCAATAATTCTACCTTCAAAAGAGAGCCAGGCTGTTAAGCAACGACTTCTAATTTTTATACGATCATTATCAACGGTGCTAGCCTCTGCCTGTTGTTTATCAAG CTTGATTCAAGAAGTACAAAAATTCTTCATGGAAAGCAATGACTCCAGTGATGCTAGAAAT ATTGGCTTCCAGTCTGCCGGGAAAGCTGTTTATACTGCAATATGGGTTGCTGCTGTTTCATTGTTCATGGAGTTGCTGGGTTTTCCCACCCAGAAATGGCTAACTGCTGGGGGTCTTGGCACAGTATTGCTTACTCTTGCTGGTCGTGAG ATATTCACAAATTTCCTTTCAAGTGTAATGATCCATGCAACACGACCATTTGCTGTGAATGAACGGATTCAAACAAAGATTAAAGATTCTGAAGTTTCTGGTACAGTTGAG CGTGTGGGTTGGTGGTCACCGACAATCATAAGAGGTGATGATCGTGAAGCAGTTCATGTTCCAAACAACAAATTCACAGTGAATGTTGTGAGGAATCTCAGCCAGAGAACTCATTGGCGCATCAAGACACAACTTGCCATCAGCCACTTGGATGTCGATAAGATTAAT AATGTTGTAGCTGATATGCGCAAGGTTTTATCCAAAAATCCTCAAATAGAGCAGCAAAGGTTGCATAGAAGAGTGTTTCTGGACTATATCGATCCAGAGAACCAGGCCCTCTTG ATCTTGGTATCTTGCTTTGTGAAAACCTCACGTATTGAAGAGTACCTGTGTGTCAAG GAAGCAATACTCTTGGATCTCCTCAGAGTTGTCAGCCATCATCAAGCTCGCCTTGCAACACCCATTCGTACAGTTCAGAAAGAATACGGTGTGGCTGACatggaaatggaaaatattCCATTTGCTGACCCCATATTCACCCGCTCCCAAGCAGCTGCTAACCGTCCACTCCTGCAGATTGAGCCCTCTTATAAAATGAACGGTGATGATAAAATGAAGGCTTCCACAGGTTCAGCACGCCGGAACAAAGAAAAGGTTGCAAAAATTGAAGCAAGGCCTAAATCTGATTTGAAGCCAGGTTCCAAGGCTGGGGCATCGTCAATTCTAGAAAAGGATGCCAAGATTAAAGCAAACACAAAATCTGATTCGAAGCCAGGTTCCAAGGCTGGAGCGTCATCAAATAGTGACTCCACAATAGCTGACAACATTGCAGCAACATCAATCACCAACTCCAAACTACAAGGTTTCAGAAACATCAATATCTGA